A single Streptococcus thermophilus DNA region contains:
- a CDS encoding DUF5965 family protein — protein sequence MSVIERLAEKVARQEEKVSRETEKLENYRNQLQTAMYSTFIKRQQSSQLSFHEALEQAFGKETTLQPNYRNEDIE from the coding sequence ATGAGTGTGATTGAACGTCTGGCTGAAAAAGTAGCTAGGCAAGAAGAAAAGGTCTCACGTGAGACGGAGAAATTGGAAAACTATCGTAACCAACTACAAACAGCTATGTACAGTACATTTATCAAACGGCAACAATCTAGTCAGTTGTCATTTCATGAAGCACTAGAACAAGCCTTTGGTAAAGAAACTACACTACAACCAAATTACAGAAATGAGGATATAGAATGA
- a CDS encoding DUF5945 family protein, which yields MSKTWNFDQPLDDVKPTSSHEERAKIAALFHKQDEKPIEEVDYVAAFEQQQKESESKDVQMPESKVKQNQPKKVNITSDYKQHLADTIAQNNKDISACQTQIEKLHQLIDEKKIQNKKLQAISVAIDDL from the coding sequence ATGAGTAAAACATGGAATTTTGATCAGCCACTAGACGATGTGAAACCAACATCGTCCCATGAAGAACGAGCTAAAATCGCAGCACTTTTTCATAAACAGGATGAAAAACCAATTGAAGAAGTAGATTATGTGGCTGCTTTTGAACAGCAACAAAAGGAGTCAGAATCTAAAGATGTACAGATGCCTGAATCAAAAGTTAAACAAAATCAGCCGAAGAAGGTAAATATTACAAGTGACTACAAACAGCACTTGGCAGATACCATTGCACAAAATAACAAGGATATTTCCGCCTGTCAGACGCAAATTGAAAAACTTCATCAATTGATTGATGAAAAGAAAATCCAAAATAAAAAGTTACAGGCTATTTCAGTAGCCATTGATGATTTATAA
- the pezA gene encoding type II toxin-antitoxin system antitoxin PezA: MRAGKPFYIVQIATILAKRLTIRPINRKRQTSVEMFVFILKRITHQIWCVIRFYGIMKANMRRSLSMIGDNIKSLRRTHDLTQPEFAKMVGISRNSLSRYENGTSKVSTELIDCICQKFNVSYVDIVGEDKMLTPVEDYQLTLKIEIIKERGAAILSKLYRYQDSQDIAFDDESNPWILMSDDLAELINTKIYLVDTFDEIERYNGYLDGIERMLDMVHHRVLA; the protein is encoded by the coding sequence ATGAGGGCAGGGAAGCCTTTTTATATTGTACAAATAGCCACGATTCTGGCAAAAAGACTGACTATCAGACCAATAAACAGAAAAAGACAAACATCAGTCGAGATGTTTGTCTTCATTCTGAAACGGATAACGCACCAAATATGGTGCGTTATCCGTTTTTATGGTATAATGAAAGCAAATATGAGGAGGTCTTTATCTATGATCGGAGACAATATAAAATCACTACGCCGAACACACGATTTAACACAGCCAGAATTTGCGAAAATGGTTGGAATTTCCCGCAATAGCCTGAGTCGCTATGAAAATGGAACCAGTAAAGTTTCAACAGAACTCATCGACTGTATTTGTCAGAAATTTAATGTTTCTTATGTTGATATTGTCGGGGAGGACAAGATGCTAACACCTGTTGAAGATTACCAATTGACCTTAAAAATCGAGATCATTAAAGAACGTGGAGCAGCCATTTTATCAAAGCTTTATAGATACCAAGATAGTCAAGATATTGCTTTTGATGATGAATCGAATCCGTGGATTCTCATGAGTGATGACTTGGCCGAATTGATTAACACGAAAATTTATCTTGTCGATACTTTCGATGAAATAGAGCGTTACAATGGCTATTTAGATGGTATTGAGCGGATGTTAGACATGGTGCATCATCGGGTGCTGGCATAA
- the pezT gene encoding type II toxin-antitoxin system toxin PezT codes for MRLEEFSEAEFQKALQRTIRALTRDKTIPEQPKAILLGGQSGAGKTTIHRIKQKEFQGNIIIIDGDSYRSQHPNYLALQEKYGKDSVDYTKGFAGKMVEHLVDELSTQGYHLLIEGTLRTTQVPRKTAQLLRSKGYQVSLAVIGTKPELSYLSTLIRYEELYAINPNQARATPKKHHDGIVENLVDNLKELESDKLFDQIQIYQRDRTCIYDSETDEGSAAEVLQECLFGKWSKIEEEMLRVGEGRMREMSKSNGKDA; via the coding sequence ATGAGATTGGAAGAATTTAGTGAGGCTGAGTTTCAGAAGGCCTTGCAGCGAACCATTCGGGCTTTAACCCGAGACAAAACGATTCCAGAACAACCAAAAGCCATCTTGCTTGGCGGGCAAAGCGGAGCAGGTAAGACGACTATTCATCGTATCAAGCAAAAAGAATTTCAAGGCAATATCATTATCATCGATGGTGATAGCTACCGTTCTCAGCATCCCAATTATTTAGCCCTGCAAGAAAAGTATGGCAAGGACAGCGTGGACTATACCAAGGGATTTGCAGGAAAAATGGTAGAACATCTGGTTGACGAGCTCAGCACGCAGGGTTATCACTTGCTGATTGAGGGAACCTTGCGAACTACTCAAGTTCCTCGTAAGACTGCTCAATTACTCCGTTCTAAAGGCTACCAAGTTTCCTTAGCTGTGATTGGCACCAAACCAGAGCTTTCTTATCTCAGCACCTTGATTCGTTACGAAGAACTTTATGCCATCAATCCCAATCAGGCCAGAGCAACCCCAAAAAAACACCATGATGGGATTGTAGAGAACTTGGTTGATAACCTAAAGGAGCTCGAAAGCGATAAACTCTTTGACCAAATTCAGATTTATCAAAGAGATAGAACTTGTATCTACGATTCTGAAACTGATGAAGGCTCCGCGGCAGAAGTGCTACAAGAATGCCTCTTTGGAAAATGGAGCAAGATAGAGGAGGAGATGCTGAGGGTGGGAGAAGGACGGATGAGGGAGATGAGTAAAAGTAATGGAAAAGATGCATAG